From Pontibacter actiniarum, a single genomic window includes:
- the pdhA gene encoding pyruvate dehydrogenase (acetyl-transferring) E1 component subunit alpha, producing the protein MADTKDKAKAKSAKAKVQAEPKFSKETYMWWYESMKLMRRFEEKSGQLYGQQKIKGFCHLYIGQEACAAGAASALEKGDKWITAYRDHAHPLALGTSPNAIMAELFAKATGCSKGKGGSMHIFDKEVGFMGGHGIVGAQVPLGAGIAFAEKYNNTGKVCICYMGDGATRQGAFHEALNMAMTWKLPVIFVIENNGYAMGTSVQRTSNVVELYQLGESYDIPSEPVDAMEVENVHESVARAAERARAGEGPTLLEFRTYRYKGHSMSDPAKYRTKEELEDYKGRDSIESVKATILKNGWATEEELDQIDEKVKQQVAESVKFAEESPYPEPEELYTDIYVESDYPFIMD; encoded by the coding sequence ATGGCTGATACGAAAGATAAGGCAAAAGCGAAGTCGGCGAAAGCAAAGGTACAGGCTGAGCCAAAGTTTTCAAAGGAAACATATATGTGGTGGTATGAGTCGATGAAGCTCATGCGCCGCTTCGAGGAGAAGTCCGGGCAGCTGTACGGGCAGCAGAAAATCAAAGGTTTCTGCCACTTGTACATCGGCCAGGAGGCATGTGCCGCCGGAGCAGCTTCTGCTTTGGAGAAAGGCGACAAGTGGATCACCGCTTACCGCGACCACGCACACCCGCTGGCCCTGGGCACAAGCCCTAACGCTATCATGGCGGAGCTCTTTGCCAAGGCTACCGGCTGCTCTAAGGGCAAGGGTGGCTCTATGCACATCTTCGATAAGGAAGTAGGCTTTATGGGCGGCCACGGTATTGTGGGCGCGCAGGTGCCGCTTGGCGCAGGTATCGCCTTTGCTGAGAAGTATAATAACACCGGCAAAGTATGCATCTGCTACATGGGCGATGGTGCAACGCGCCAGGGTGCTTTCCACGAGGCCCTGAACATGGCCATGACCTGGAAGCTGCCTGTTATCTTTGTGATCGAGAACAACGGTTACGCCATGGGTACTTCCGTGCAGCGTACCTCTAACGTGGTAGAGCTGTACCAGCTGGGCGAAAGTTACGACATTCCTTCTGAGCCGGTTGATGCCATGGAGGTTGAAAATGTACACGAGTCCGTAGCAAGAGCCGCTGAGCGCGCCCGCGCTGGCGAAGGCCCAACGCTGCTCGAGTTCAGAACTTACCGCTACAAAGGCCACTCCATGTCCGACCCTGCCAAGTACAGAACCAAGGAAGAACTGGAAGACTACAAAGGGCGCGACTCTATTGAGTCTGTAAAAGCGACCATCCTGAAGAATGGCTGGGCTACAGAGGAAGAACTGGACCAGATTGATGAGAAGGTGAAGCAGCAGGTGGCGGAGTCGGTTAAGTTTGCCGAGGAGTCTCCGTACCCAGAGCCGGAGGAGCTGTACACGGATATTTACGTGGAGAGCGACTATCCATTTATTATGGACTAA
- a CDS encoding tetratricopeptide repeat protein codes for MAKETVKKHNEFEELVENPDALADRLAYSEDFVKKNKSKLLGVFIAIAAVVVGAFLYYNYRSTQNVEAQNAMFQAVYYFEADSLSKALNGDGQNPGLLEVADEYSGTDAGNLANFYAGVALLKQGQYAEAVDRLQEFESDDYLLQSRAYSLTGDALLEQGKNKEAADMYVKAANHNANPFFSPQYLMKAGIAYEAENNFASAAEMYDKIITDYVASAEVSDAKKYKARAEMLAGGNQAE; via the coding sequence ATGGCAAAAGAAACAGTAAAGAAACACAACGAGTTTGAGGAGCTGGTTGAGAACCCTGATGCACTGGCGGACCGCCTGGCGTACTCAGAGGACTTTGTGAAGAAGAACAAATCAAAGCTTCTCGGTGTGTTTATCGCCATCGCTGCTGTTGTTGTGGGAGCCTTCCTGTATTATAACTACCGCAGCACGCAAAATGTAGAGGCGCAGAACGCTATGTTCCAGGCCGTGTACTACTTTGAGGCCGACTCCCTGAGCAAAGCACTGAACGGCGATGGCCAGAACCCTGGCCTGCTGGAGGTGGCGGACGAGTACAGCGGAACGGATGCCGGTAACCTGGCTAACTTCTATGCCGGCGTAGCGCTGCTAAAGCAAGGGCAGTATGCCGAGGCGGTGGATCGCCTGCAGGAGTTTGAGTCTGACGATTACCTGCTGCAGTCACGCGCCTACAGCCTGACCGGTGATGCGCTGCTGGAGCAAGGTAAAAACAAAGAGGCCGCCGACATGTACGTGAAAGCTGCGAACCATAACGCGAACCCGTTCTTCTCGCCGCAGTACCTGATGAAGGCCGGTATTGCCTACGAAGCGGAGAACAACTTTGCCTCTGCCGCTGAAATGTATGACAAGATCATCACAGACTATGTGGCCTCTGCAGAGGTTTCTGATGCTAAGAAGTATAAAGCCCGTGCCGAAATGCTGGCAGGTGGCAACCAAGCTGAATAA
- the ribH gene encoding 6,7-dimethyl-8-ribityllumazine synthase, giving the protein MATSLKNLSEYSQSKFTDISEKTFGIVVAEWHDDITNVLCQGAVDTLLKHGAKKENIFINSVPGSFELTLGAQFLALQEEIDAVICIGVVIKGDTKHDDYINHAVANGLTNVSLKFNKPVSFGLVTTNNLEQALDRAGGKHGNKGVEAAAAAIGMLSF; this is encoded by the coding sequence ATGGCTACATCATTAAAGAACCTGAGCGAGTACAGCCAGAGCAAGTTTACAGACATCTCGGAGAAAACCTTTGGCATTGTGGTGGCAGAGTGGCACGACGATATTACAAACGTCTTGTGCCAGGGAGCCGTGGACACGCTGCTCAAGCACGGCGCCAAGAAGGAGAACATCTTCATCAACTCTGTGCCGGGCAGCTTTGAGCTGACGCTGGGGGCGCAGTTCCTGGCCCTGCAGGAGGAGATTGACGCGGTGATCTGCATCGGCGTTGTGATCAAAGGCGACACCAAGCACGATGACTACATCAACCACGCCGTGGCCAACGGCCTGACCAACGTTTCACTGAAGTTCAACAAGCCGGTGTCTTTCGGCTTGGTAACCACCAACAACCTGGAGCAGGCGCTGGACAGGGCGGGAGGCAAGCACGGAAACAAAGGCGTAGAGGCTGCCGCTGCCGCCATTGGCATGCTCAGCTTCTAA
- a CDS encoding DUF3575 domain-containing protein: MNRLTLLLSTVLALTASTAFAQVRRQAPAPRRAVIKANVLSPFVLTASGFVEYAFAPQVSAQFGAFTTGASYKDVSFEGYGFTPEVRYYLSDTKQAPNGFYVAGYGRILNYKLTVDDEEEGKTYKATYSPVGAGVAAGNQWIFNSGISLDLFLGVGVNGGSLKVNSGTEDDFDLGFLNLVGSGVRFRPGLTVGYSF; the protein is encoded by the coding sequence ATGAACAGACTCACTTTACTTCTCTCCACCGTACTTGCCTTAACGGCCTCCACCGCCTTTGCACAGGTGCGCCGGCAAGCCCCGGCCCCCCGGCGGGCCGTAATCAAGGCGAACGTGCTAAGCCCCTTCGTGCTCACGGCCTCGGGCTTTGTGGAGTATGCCTTTGCCCCGCAGGTAAGCGCGCAGTTCGGCGCCTTTACAACAGGGGCCTCTTATAAGGATGTTTCGTTTGAAGGCTATGGCTTTACACCGGAAGTGCGGTATTACCTGTCTGACACTAAGCAGGCCCCTAACGGCTTTTACGTGGCAGGCTACGGCCGTATCCTGAACTATAAGCTGACTGTAGACGACGAGGAAGAGGGGAAAACCTACAAAGCGACCTATTCGCCTGTAGGGGCCGGCGTGGCAGCCGGTAACCAGTGGATCTTTAACAGCGGCATTTCCCTGGACTTGTTCCTGGGCGTAGGCGTGAACGGCGGCAGCCTTAAGGTTAACTCCGGCACCGAAGATGACTTTGACCTCGGCTTCCTGAACCTGGTGGGGAGCGGTGTGAGGTTCAGGCCCGGCTTAACGGTCGGCTACAGCTTTTAA
- a CDS encoding TraR/DksA family transcriptional regulator — translation MNTNEEKQRYSKEELAEFEEIIQEKLTNARKEVAFIKETLSRRNDSGTDNTASQSKMLEDGADTAEKESLNQLASRQMKFIQQLENAQIRIKNGTYGVCIVTGKLIPKERLRAVPHTQHSIEAKLQRND, via the coding sequence ATGAATACAAACGAAGAAAAACAGCGTTATTCCAAAGAGGAGCTTGCTGAGTTCGAAGAGATCATCCAGGAGAAGTTGACGAATGCGCGTAAAGAGGTAGCTTTTATCAAAGAAACCCTGAGCCGCCGCAACGACTCCGGCACCGATAACACAGCCTCTCAATCCAAAATGCTGGAAGATGGTGCGGACACTGCCGAGAAGGAAAGCTTGAACCAGCTGGCTTCACGCCAGATGAAGTTCATCCAGCAGCTAGAGAATGCTCAGATCCGCATTAAAAACGGAACCTACGGCGTTTGCATCGTAACAGGCAAACTTATCCCAAAAGAGAGATTGCGTGCCGTGCCGCATACACAGCACTCCATCGAAGCAAAACTTCAGCGTAACGATTAG
- the scpB gene encoding SMC-Scp complex subunit ScpB has translation MDILQNHIQALVFCAQSPISIEEIQRCLQESLGMEEILVSDVLEAVEAINEQLVAQGFAFQIYAIGGGYQFLTKPEYQDTVSTYLKHKSKKKLSASALETLAIIAYKQPVTRSQMEQIRGVGCDYAVHKLLEKELIEIKGKADTIGRPVLYGTSQKFMDYFGINHLKDLPQLKDFVTEENTIGESAD, from the coding sequence TTGGATATTCTGCAAAACCATATTCAGGCACTCGTTTTCTGTGCCCAGTCGCCAATCAGTATAGAGGAAATCCAGCGCTGCCTTCAGGAGTCGCTCGGAATGGAGGAGATCCTGGTGAGTGACGTGCTGGAGGCCGTAGAGGCGATAAACGAACAGTTGGTAGCGCAGGGCTTTGCCTTCCAGATCTACGCGATCGGGGGCGGTTACCAGTTCCTGACCAAGCCGGAGTACCAGGATACGGTAAGTACTTACCTGAAGCACAAGTCAAAGAAAAAATTGTCAGCGTCTGCATTGGAGACGCTGGCAATTATTGCCTACAAACAGCCGGTAACCCGCAGCCAGATGGAGCAGATCCGTGGCGTGGGCTGCGACTATGCCGTACACAAACTGCTCGAGAAAGAGCTGATCGAAATAAAAGGCAAGGCCGATACCATCGGGCGCCCTGTGCTCTACGGCACATCGCAGAAGTTTATGGACTACTTCGGCATTAACCATCTCAAAGACCTTCCGCAACTAAAAGACTTCGTTACCGAAGAGAACACCATTGGCGAGTCTGCCGACTAG
- a CDS encoding pseudouridine synthase, whose translation MAKFNERPDRDNAGTGRRGADRDRSDRPSNDREGKKIFNRRDKYERPAEGGEGRERRSFGDRDNRRDNDRKPFNSDRREGGDRRSFNSDRREGGERRSYGGDRAERREGGERRSFNSDRREGGERRSYGNDRREGGERRSFGGDRREGGERGERRSFNTDRPERRDNDRRSFGADRRDDRRGGEREGGERRSFGGDRREGGDRRSFSSDRPRREDGDRRSYGSDRRDDRRGGDNDRRFSREGKPSFGEKRGFREDRGERGGKSFGAKGRSGDRFRGNEEEPKTPNYNLSRYKDNPRIKKSNREEESDGTVRLNRYIANAGVCSRREADVLIESGEIKVNGEVITEMGYKVQPTDNVYYGKKLLSREKMVYVLLNKPKDFLTTTDDPEGRKTVMSLVANASKERIFPVGRLDRNTTGLLLFTNDGEVAQKLTHPSNNIKKIYQVELDKPITKADYVKVAEGVELEDGKAEVDDVAILGESNKFLGLEIHIGRNRIVRRIFEHLGYDVVSLDRVQYAGLTKKDVPRGEWRYLTEKEVIQLKYFM comes from the coding sequence ATGGCAAAATTTAATGAAAGGCCTGATCGCGATAACGCGGGCACAGGCAGAAGAGGTGCTGACAGAGACCGCTCTGATAGGCCAAGCAACGACCGCGAAGGCAAAAAAATCTTTAACAGAAGAGACAAGTACGAAAGACCTGCAGAAGGGGGAGAAGGCCGTGAGCGCCGCTCTTTCGGAGATAGGGATAATAGAAGAGATAACGACCGCAAGCCTTTCAACAGCGACAGACGCGAAGGCGGAGACCGTCGCTCATTCAACTCTGATCGCCGCGAAGGTGGCGAGAGACGCTCGTATGGCGGCGACAGAGCTGAAAGAAGAGAAGGCGGTGAGCGCCGCTCCTTCAACTCCGACAGGAGAGAAGGTGGAGAGCGTCGCAGCTACGGCAACGATAGACGCGAAGGCGGCGAGCGCCGTTCTTTCGGAGGCGACAGAAGAGAGGGTGGAGAGCGTGGAGAGCGTCGTTCCTTCAACACAGACAGGCCGGAAAGACGCGACAACGACAGAAGAAGCTTCGGCGCTGACAGACGTGATGACCGCCGTGGCGGTGAGCGCGAAGGCGGCGAAAGGCGCTCTTTCGGAGGCGATAGGAGAGAGGGTGGCGACCGCCGTTCTTTCAGCAGCGACCGCCCGAGACGCGAGGATGGCGACCGCCGCAGCTATGGCTCCGACCGTCGTGACGACCGCAGAGGCGGCGACAATGACCGCCGCTTTAGCCGCGAGGGCAAGCCTTCGTTTGGCGAGAAGCGTGGGTTCAGAGAAGACAGGGGCGAACGAGGAGGCAAGAGTTTCGGCGCCAAAGGCCGCTCCGGCGACCGCTTCCGTGGTAACGAGGAAGAGCCGAAGACGCCAAACTACAACCTGAGCCGCTACAAGGATAACCCGCGCATCAAAAAGAGCAACCGCGAAGAGGAAAGTGACGGTACCGTTCGCCTGAACCGCTACATTGCGAATGCGGGCGTGTGCTCTCGTCGCGAGGCGGATGTGCTGATTGAGTCGGGAGAGATCAAGGTAAACGGCGAGGTAATAACCGAGATGGGCTACAAGGTGCAGCCTACCGATAACGTGTACTACGGCAAAAAGCTCCTGAGCCGCGAGAAGATGGTGTACGTGCTGCTGAACAAGCCAAAGGACTTCCTGACTACGACGGATGACCCGGAGGGCCGCAAAACGGTGATGAGCCTGGTGGCGAATGCCTCTAAAGAGCGCATCTTCCCGGTGGGCCGCCTGGACCGCAACACCACAGGCCTGCTGCTGTTCACCAACGACGGCGAGGTGGCGCAGAAGCTGACGCACCCATCCAACAATATCAAGAAGATTTACCAGGTAGAGCTGGACAAGCCAATCACCAAAGCCGACTATGTTAAAGTAGCGGAAGGCGTGGAGCTGGAAGACGGCAAAGCCGAGGTAGACGATGTGGCCATCCTGGGTGAGTCTAACAAGTTCCTGGGGCTGGAGATCCACATTGGCCGTAACCGCATTGTGCGCCGTATTTTCGAGCACCTGGGGTATGACGTGGTATCTCTGGACCGCGTGCAGTACGCCGGACTAACGAAGAAGGACGTGCCGCGCGGAGAGTGGCGCTACCTGACCGAAAAAGAAGTGATCCAGCTGAAATACTTCATGTAA
- a CDS encoding type III pantothenate kinase: protein MRNVAIDIGNTGTKYGLFEGGAIVKQGYFEGQETLPPALLNQTFDHAIVASVAANAQSIKERLSVTGKLLELTPQAALPVLNLYKTPQTLGADRVAAAVGASYLFPGRNCLVFDAGTCVTHDFVDAQGRYHGGGIAPGLQMKFRALHTFTQRLPLVQQIDENFPLTGQTTQESIQSGVLAGSVAELNGLIQSYAEKAPDLVVILCGGDAGFFESNLKGRIFVIPELVLIGLHRILTHNV, encoded by the coding sequence ATGCGCAACGTCGCCATCGACATCGGGAACACCGGCACAAAGTACGGCCTCTTCGAAGGGGGAGCCATAGTGAAGCAAGGGTATTTTGAGGGGCAGGAAACGCTGCCGCCGGCCCTGCTAAACCAAACTTTTGACCATGCCATAGTTGCCTCGGTGGCCGCCAACGCACAAAGTATAAAGGAGAGGCTGTCTGTGACAGGTAAGCTATTGGAGCTTACCCCACAGGCAGCCTTACCTGTTTTAAACCTCTACAAAACGCCGCAGACGCTCGGCGCCGACAGGGTTGCCGCCGCCGTGGGGGCAAGTTACCTGTTCCCGGGCCGCAACTGCCTGGTGTTTGACGCAGGCACCTGCGTGACGCACGACTTCGTGGATGCGCAGGGCCGGTACCACGGCGGCGGCATCGCCCCAGGCCTGCAGATGAAATTCAGGGCGTTGCATACTTTTACCCAGCGCCTGCCGTTAGTACAGCAAATTGATGAAAATTTTCCGCTGACCGGGCAAACTACGCAGGAATCCATCCAGAGCGGCGTATTGGCCGGAAGTGTGGCCGAACTCAACGGGCTGATCCAATCTTACGCCGAAAAAGCCCCGGATTTGGTGGTTATACTTTGCGGAGGCGATGCAGGATTTTTTGAAAGTAACTTAAAAGGACGCATCTTTGTAATTCCTGAATTGGTCTTGATCGGGCTTCACAGAATATTGACACATAATGTATAA
- a CDS encoding OmpP1/FadL family transporter, translating into MYKTLRVLVGFAALCLAHTTQAQLIGNTPYSRYGIGEINENYGSIRGAGMAGAGISAGNSYQPNTANPALLYYNSITNFDMSGAGQIKNVESADASQLDGNGNLYNLSLVVPISKRWSSAVGLRPYSTVNYEINASSEVEGNPLASIKRSYVGDGGLSEAYFAHGFKLFDGFTVGGSASYVFGNTVLETSSKVVDPEQAGTDYINVIRVDRTSFNDFLFRAGANYRRKLKDKLFMSAGGVYSFATDLDAERDVSYERRDANATPWNIIADEDTINGSIHLPANWRAGISLDNGNNLTVAADFTTYEWSKFKGLDGSNDNLQDSYKVALGAEYTPNANAIDSYFKRITYRGGLYYNDTQYHLNGEDIKDMGVTTGFTLPIGRGTIYDLYLLNISLGYGQRGTTDQGLIKENYFQFGLGFTVNSRWFLKRRIE; encoded by the coding sequence ATGTATAAGACACTCCGAGTACTGGTAGGCTTCGCAGCGCTATGCCTGGCGCACACAACACAGGCGCAGCTTATCGGCAATACGCCTTACTCCCGCTATGGGATAGGGGAGATCAACGAGAACTACGGCAGCATACGTGGGGCGGGTATGGCAGGAGCAGGGATCAGTGCCGGCAACAGCTACCAGCCTAATACGGCAAACCCGGCTTTGCTGTACTACAACAGCATCACCAACTTTGATATGAGCGGTGCCGGGCAGATTAAGAACGTGGAGAGCGCCGATGCCTCGCAGCTGGACGGTAACGGTAACCTGTACAACCTGTCGCTGGTGGTGCCGATCTCCAAGCGCTGGAGTTCTGCGGTGGGCCTGCGCCCGTACTCAACAGTCAATTACGAGATTAACGCCTCTTCTGAGGTGGAAGGCAACCCGCTGGCAAGTATAAAACGCTCCTATGTGGGCGACGGGGGCTTGTCAGAGGCGTACTTTGCACACGGCTTCAAGCTGTTCGACGGCTTTACCGTTGGCGGTAGCGCTTCGTACGTGTTCGGTAACACCGTGCTGGAAACCTCCAGCAAAGTGGTGGACCCGGAGCAGGCTGGAACCGACTATATCAATGTTATCCGCGTGGACCGCACCTCCTTCAACGACTTCCTCTTCCGGGCAGGCGCTAACTACAGGCGCAAGCTGAAAGACAAGCTGTTCATGAGCGCAGGCGGTGTCTACAGCTTTGCCACCGACCTGGATGCCGAGCGAGACGTAAGCTACGAGCGCCGCGATGCCAATGCGACGCCATGGAACATAATCGCCGATGAAGACACCATCAACGGTTCCATTCACCTGCCGGCCAACTGGCGTGCCGGCATCAGCCTCGACAACGGGAACAACCTTACTGTCGCGGCAGACTTTACCACCTATGAGTGGTCTAAGTTCAAAGGCCTGGACGGCAGCAATGATAACCTGCAGGATAGCTACAAAGTGGCCCTGGGGGCAGAGTACACCCCGAACGCCAACGCCATCGACAGTTACTTCAAGCGCATTACCTACCGTGGCGGCCTCTACTACAACGACACGCAGTATCACCTCAACGGGGAGGATATAAAAGACATGGGTGTGACGACAGGCTTTACGCTGCCAATCGGCCGTGGCACTATCTATGATTTATATTTGTTAAACATATCGCTCGGCTATGGGCAGCGCGGCACCACGGACCAGGGCCTGATCAAGGAAAATTACTTCCAGTTTGGTCTGGGCTTCACCGTGAACAGCCGCTGGTTCCTGAAGCGGCGAATAGAATAG
- the lptC gene encoding LPS export ABC transporter periplasmic protein LptC, which translates to MRNGWIAGLTLVLTAVFSLGCERDIKNPDEEERYTGPTIENHDVTTLYSDSARLMIKLQAPVQQEFEGGEGVFPKGFYVEFYDDNGKLESTLRGNYGKQEPNKNMYTARGNVVVNNLKKQEKLETEELFWDRSKAKIFTDKFVRITTPEEVLTGTGLTANQDMSRYSIKKVTGKFNFNEQ; encoded by the coding sequence ATGAGAAACGGATGGATAGCCGGGCTAACCCTGGTGCTAACGGCAGTGTTTAGCCTCGGGTGCGAACGGGATATCAAAAACCCTGACGAGGAAGAGCGTTACACTGGCCCTACGATAGAGAACCATGACGTGACAACGCTCTACAGCGACTCAGCCAGGCTGATGATCAAGCTGCAGGCCCCTGTGCAGCAGGAGTTCGAGGGGGGCGAGGGCGTGTTTCCGAAAGGCTTCTACGTGGAGTTCTACGACGACAACGGAAAGCTGGAGTCTACCCTGCGCGGGAACTACGGCAAGCAGGAGCCGAACAAGAACATGTACACCGCCCGGGGCAACGTGGTGGTGAACAACCTGAAAAAGCAGGAAAAGCTGGAGACGGAGGAGCTCTTCTGGGACAGGAGCAAAGCCAAGATCTTCACCGATAAGTTCGTCAGGATCACCACGCCGGAAGAGGTGCTCACCGGAACGGGCCTCACGGCCAACCAGGACATGTCCAGGTACTCCATCAAAAAAGTAACGGGTAAGTTTAACTTCAACGAGCAATGA
- a CDS encoding hemolysin family protein: MIDPSQIILLLVALLFSAFFSGIEMAFMAANKIQIELSDKNGVLSGRILWHLLQRPARLLGTALIGNTLALVLYGFAIAGVLHQLLTLYLPEPLQFNLLILVLQISVASVVVLLTAEFLPRSLFAINPNKMLQVLAVPILLMYYLLWPVVYLIVGLSKWMAEKVFKIEFSEEKPVFGFTDLNAFIKNRLYHPEQEHAPEVDPQIFHNALEFKTVKVRECMVPRTEVEAVDVESSVEELREAFISTGHSKILVYEDSIDNIIGYCHQLAMFKQPQSIKEILSPVSMVPESMLASELFVKFVSEHRSVAVVVDEFGGTSGIVTVEDVIEEIFGEIQDEYDVNDQLLEQIIPEKGLYILSARHEIDYLNEKYELGLPEGDYETLGGLIFSEIGEIPTPGDKVEVPPFTITVLTMDENRIDAVKLLKNADFQADAKS, from the coding sequence ATGATAGACCCCAGTCAGATCATACTGCTGCTCGTTGCGTTGCTGTTCTCGGCCTTTTTCTCAGGCATTGAGATGGCGTTTATGGCCGCAAACAAGATTCAGATCGAGCTGAGCGATAAAAACGGCGTGCTTTCTGGCCGTATCCTGTGGCACCTGCTGCAGCGCCCGGCCCGCTTGCTGGGCACCGCCCTGATCGGCAACACGCTGGCCCTGGTGCTCTACGGCTTCGCCATCGCGGGGGTGCTTCACCAGCTGCTCACGCTCTACCTGCCCGAGCCGCTGCAGTTCAACCTCCTGATCCTGGTGCTGCAGATCTCCGTTGCCTCGGTGGTCGTGCTGCTTACAGCGGAGTTCCTGCCGCGTAGCCTCTTTGCCATCAACCCCAACAAAATGCTGCAGGTGCTGGCCGTGCCTATCCTGCTGATGTACTACCTGCTGTGGCCGGTGGTGTACCTGATCGTGGGCCTGAGCAAATGGATGGCAGAGAAGGTGTTCAAGATCGAGTTTTCGGAGGAGAAGCCAGTGTTCGGCTTTACAGACCTTAATGCGTTCATCAAAAACCGCCTCTACCACCCGGAGCAGGAGCACGCCCCGGAGGTAGACCCGCAGATCTTCCACAACGCGCTGGAGTTCAAGACCGTGAAGGTGCGCGAGTGCATGGTGCCCCGCACCGAGGTGGAGGCCGTGGATGTGGAGAGCTCGGTGGAGGAGCTGCGGGAGGCGTTTATCAGTACGGGCCACTCCAAAATCCTGGTTTACGAGGATAGCATCGATAACATCATCGGGTACTGCCATCAGCTGGCCATGTTTAAGCAGCCGCAAAGTATAAAAGAGATCCTGTCGCCGGTTAGTATGGTGCCGGAGAGTATGCTGGCCAGTGAGCTGTTTGTGAAGTTTGTGTCGGAGCACCGCAGCGTGGCCGTGGTGGTGGACGAATTTGGCGGCACCTCTGGCATAGTTACTGTAGAGGATGTGATAGAGGAGATTTTTGGGGAGATACAGGATGAGTACGATGTAAACGACCAGCTGCTGGAGCAGATTATCCCGGAGAAGGGGCTTTACATTCTGAGCGCCCGCCATGAGATAGACTACCTGAACGAAAAGTATGAACTGGGCCTGCCCGAGGGCGATTACGAAACGCTGGGAGGGCTGATCTTTTCAGAAATAGGGGAAATACCGACGCCGGGCGATAAAGTAGAGGTGCCTCCCTTCACCATCACTGTCCTGACGATGGACGAGAACCGCATCGACGCTGTGAAGCTGCTAAAAAACGCAGATTTTCAGGCAGATGCCAAAAGCTAA